The following proteins come from a genomic window of Synergistota bacterium:
- a CDS encoding GntR family transcriptional regulator, whose product MNHKVYEILKEAILKGDLKGGSRLVESQLASQLGTSRTPVREAIHRLAAEGLVELLPNQGAFVAEISLKDIEDVFQIRSALEGLAVRLFTSRCGITEIEKLNLKLKEMKLACERKDVIAYADLDASFHKFIWAFSGNDRLLKVLESMMSYIDAYRLKSLYVPGVMESSLKDHEEIISLVSQKKAEEVEELMREHIENVLKRIKGIGRGEP is encoded by the coding sequence CTGAATCATAAGGTTTATGAGATTCTTAAGGAGGCTATCTTAAAAGGGGATCTTAAAGGAGGTAGTAGATTGGTAGAGTCTCAGCTTGCTTCTCAGTTAGGCACAAGTAGAACACCGGTGAGAGAAGCTATTCATCGTCTTGCCGCGGAAGGATTGGTAGAACTTCTTCCCAATCAGGGTGCCTTTGTGGCTGAAATTTCCTTGAAGGATATAGAGGATGTCTTTCAAATAAGGAGCGCTTTAGAGGGACTTGCAGTAAGGCTATTTACGAGTAGATGTGGCATCACTGAGATAGAGAAGTTAAATCTTAAACTGAAAGAGATGAAATTAGCATGTGAGAGAAAAGATGTTATAGCTTATGCTGATTTAGATGCGAGTTTCCATAAGTTTATCTGGGCCTTTTCCGGAAATGATAGGCTTTTAAAGGTGCTTGAGAGTATGATGTCTTATATTGATGCTTATAGGCTTAAGTCTCTTTATGTTCCTGGGGTTATGGAGAGCTCTCTTAAAGATCACGAAGAGATCATAAGTCTCGTTAGTCAGAAAAAGGCTGAGGAAGTGGAAGAGCTTATGAGGGAGCATATAGAAAATGTGCTTAAGAGAATTAAGGGGATTGGGAGGGGAGAACCTTGA
- a CDS encoding radical SAM protein, with the protein MICQICRKELPIVSKFLKVCLNCIRNFPEEAFPFVQEAHRESREKYHLPFPIPHDPLGLKCNLCANECQVPEGEVGFCGLRRNIGGRLIGPLSEEAKVSWYLDPLPTNCVADWVCPAGTGCGYPQYAYKNGPEYGYYNLAVFFHACSLNCLFCQNWQFKELSLRSETRKVEELVDSVNFKVSCICFFGGDPSPQLPFAIKVSEKTLENTKGRILRICWETNGLMNRELLKRVIELSLISGGCIKIDLKAWDKNLHVALTGISNERILDNFAFIAQYIDRRPQVPLLIASTLLIPGYIDEREVEGIAKFIAQIDKNIPYRLLAFYPHFYMSDLPLTSKELAYRCYDVAIKMGLKNVAIGNIHLLR; encoded by the coding sequence ATGATCTGTCAGATATGTAGAAAAGAGCTTCCCATAGTTTCAAAGTTTTTAAAAGTTTGTTTGAATTGTATCAGAAATTTTCCAGAAGAGGCCTTTCCCTTTGTTCAGGAAGCTCATAGGGAAAGTAGAGAGAAATACCACCTTCCATTTCCTATTCCGCATGATCCTTTAGGGTTAAAGTGTAATTTATGTGCTAATGAGTGTCAAGTCCCTGAGGGTGAGGTTGGATTTTGTGGATTGAGGAGGAATATTGGTGGGAGGTTGATAGGTCCATTATCTGAGGAAGCTAAGGTTTCGTGGTATTTAGATCCTCTTCCTACTAATTGCGTGGCTGATTGGGTATGTCCTGCAGGAACCGGTTGTGGTTATCCTCAGTACGCTTATAAAAATGGTCCTGAATATGGTTATTATAACTTAGCTGTATTCTTCCACGCCTGTAGCTTGAATTGCCTTTTCTGTCAGAACTGGCAATTTAAGGAGCTTAGCCTTAGATCTGAGACTAGAAAAGTGGAAGAGCTAGTTGATTCTGTAAACTTCAAAGTTTCATGTATTTGCTTTTTCGGTGGAGATCCATCCCCTCAACTTCCCTTTGCTATAAAAGTTTCTGAAAAAACTCTAGAGAACACTAAGGGAAGAATTTTAAGAATATGTTGGGAGACCAATGGCTTAATGAATAGAGAGCTTCTAAAGAGGGTGATTGAGCTTTCCTTGATTTCTGGAGGTTGTATAAAAATTGACCTAAAAGCCTGGGATAAAAACCTTCACGTTGCATTAACAGGAATTTCTAATGAAAGGATACTCGATAATTTTGCTTTTATAGCTCAGTATATAGATAGAAGACCTCAAGTTCCTCTCCTTATAGCAAGCACATTGCTCATCCCTGGTTATATAGATGAGAGAGAGGTAGAGGGGATAGCTAAATTTATAGCCCAAATAGATAAGAATATCCCTTACAGGTTGCTTGCTTTTTACCCCCATTTTTATATGAGTGATTTGCCATTAACGTCTAAAGAGCTAGCTTATAGATGTTATGATGTGGCTATAAAAATGGGCTTGAAAAACGTTGCTATAGGAAATATACATCTTTTAAGGTGA
- the dctP gene encoding TRAP transporter substrate-binding protein DctP, with product MKKRVWWLIVVVCLIVALFVGLAYAQQQKVYTFTGQSRMPSGNVFYESLVRACQRAEAASGGRLVLKVNPAGAIYPATKELDGVHRGVLDFADTCYMYYRDRWPAAPIFTAKPAGMSPAEALLWVLEGGGHELILEMVKDYNVQILRSAGQMAPPEIFLTTNKPLKTVADLKGMRIRSAGDGAAILDRLGAACTLMPVGEVFEAMHRGVIDAYEVASPAVNWTMGLQEAGKYIYLSPVRHPYEWNPFFFNKKKWEELPKDLQNIIEAAWSEEAFAYYARAVKADLEALEKFRKAGIQVLQLPKEIEDAFIAEADKYYAEQAKKDPFTAKVLESYNGFKEKFRSVWPKP from the coding sequence ATGAAGAAAAGGGTATGGTGGTTAATAGTAGTTGTTTGCCTAATAGTTGCTCTTTTTGTCGGGTTAGCTTATGCACAGCAGCAGAAGGTCTATACCTTTACAGGTCAATCTCGTATGCCGTCAGGAAACGTTTTCTATGAGTCTTTAGTACGGGCTTGTCAGAGAGCTGAGGCTGCAAGTGGTGGGAGGTTGGTTCTTAAGGTTAATCCAGCGGGAGCTATTTATCCAGCTACTAAAGAACTAGATGGAGTTCATAGGGGGGTTCTAGACTTTGCTGATACCTGTTATATGTACTATAGAGATAGGTGGCCTGCAGCTCCTATATTTACGGCTAAACCCGCTGGTATGTCTCCAGCTGAAGCCTTACTTTGGGTTCTCGAAGGAGGAGGACATGAGCTTATATTAGAAATGGTAAAGGATTATAACGTTCAGATACTTAGAAGCGCTGGTCAGATGGCACCGCCAGAGATATTCCTTACTACTAACAAACCTCTTAAGACTGTTGCGGATCTTAAGGGAATGAGGATTCGCTCGGCTGGAGATGGTGCGGCTATCTTAGATAGGTTAGGAGCTGCCTGTACGTTAATGCCTGTTGGTGAGGTTTTCGAGGCCATGCATCGTGGTGTTATCGATGCTTATGAAGTAGCGAGTCCTGCTGTTAACTGGACTATGGGTCTTCAGGAGGCTGGAAAGTACATCTATCTCTCTCCAGTAAGGCATCCTTATGAATGGAATCCGTTCTTCTTCAATAAGAAGAAATGGGAAGAACTTCCTAAAGATTTGCAGAACATTATAGAAGCTGCTTGGAGCGAGGAAGCCTTTGCTTACTATGCTAGGGCTGTAAAGGCAGACCTGGAGGCCTTGGAAAAGTTCCGTAAGGCTGGAATTCAGGTTCTTCAGTTACCTAAGGAGATAGAAGATGCCTTTATAGCAGAGGCTGATAAGTATTATGCAGAACAGGCGAAGAAAGATCCATTCACCGCTAAGGTTTTGGAATCTTATAATGGTTTCAAGGAGAAGTTTAGATCAGTTTGGCCGAAACCATAA
- a CDS encoding TIGR00269 family protein, with the protein MKLCKICKKKSVVFLKSHRIALCEDHLKSFVEKRVIESIKSYKMINNGEKVLIAVSGGKDSLSLWQILTNIGYEADGMFIDLGIPGFSQESWKKCENLSNKLSRKLFKVNLEEILGMNLLSISKLERRVPCAFCGMIKRYIMNNFALQNGYKVIATGHHLNDECSILLGNILNWQVEYLKRQNPTLEESNGFVRKIKPLVLCSEEEIESYAKIMNIDHVGKGCPLSEGATSHFYKSIINQIEERMPGTKLRFYKGFLKIKNDIFGEEKPAQLKPCIKCGYPTTTEVCSFCRLLDRIKAKSQISKENLQKSEES; encoded by the coding sequence TTGAAGCTCTGTAAAATTTGTAAGAAAAAGTCTGTAGTATTTTTAAAGTCACATAGAATAGCCCTTTGCGAGGATCATCTTAAGAGCTTTGTAGAAAAAAGAGTGATTGAAAGCATAAAATCTTACAAAATGATAAATAATGGAGAAAAGGTTCTTATAGCCGTGTCAGGAGGAAAAGATAGTCTAAGTTTATGGCAGATATTAACAAACATCGGATATGAAGCTGATGGTATGTTTATCGATCTTGGAATACCAGGATTCTCCCAGGAATCCTGGAAAAAGTGCGAAAATTTATCTAATAAACTCTCTAGAAAGCTTTTTAAAGTAAATTTAGAGGAAATCCTAGGTATGAACTTGCTTAGTATATCGAAGTTAGAGAGAAGAGTACCATGCGCATTCTGCGGCATGATAAAAAGATATATTATGAATAACTTTGCTTTGCAAAACGGCTATAAAGTTATAGCTACGGGACATCACCTTAATGATGAGTGTTCGATTCTCCTTGGAAACATACTTAATTGGCAAGTGGAATACCTAAAGAGACAGAATCCAACCCTTGAAGAATCTAATGGCTTTGTTAGAAAGATAAAACCGCTTGTCTTATGCAGTGAAGAAGAAATAGAAAGTTACGCTAAAATTATGAACATAGATCATGTCGGTAAAGGCTGTCCGCTTTCTGAGGGAGCCACATCACACTTTTATAAAAGTATTATAAACCAAATAGAAGAAAGAATGCCCGGAACTAAGCTACGCTTTTACAAGGGTTTCTTAAAAATCAAAAATGACATTTTCGGAGAAGAAAAACCAGCTCAACTTAAGCCCTGCATTAAGTGCGGATACCCCACAACAACTGAAGTGTGTTCTTTCTGTAGACTTCTTGATAGAATAAAAGCTAAATCTCAAATTTCGAAAGAAAATCTTCAAAAGAGCGAGGAATCCTAA
- a CDS encoding electron transfer flavoprotein subunit beta/FixA family protein — MKICVLVKQVPATDKVKMDEKTGTMIRTEMEAELNPLDMYAVEEAVRVKERMGGDAKITVISMGPLMAADAIKDAISMGCDEGYLISDKLLAGSDTWATAYTLSEAIKYLGGFDLIFCGERATDGETGQVGPSVASFLGIPALTYVSKIEKLERGYIRVWRVVEGGYEVVETDLPALLSVVKEINEPRLPNLSGKLRAKEIQIPILTVEKLNLDRKLIGLEGSPTRVVKIFYPKLSRGGKIISGKDPYKAVSELIVFLESKGIL; from the coding sequence TTGAAAATTTGTGTATTGGTGAAACAGGTTCCTGCGACGGATAAGGTAAAGATGGATGAGAAGACTGGAACCATGATAAGAACAGAAATGGAGGCGGAGCTTAACCCATTAGATATGTATGCTGTTGAGGAAGCCGTTCGAGTTAAAGAGCGTATGGGTGGAGATGCCAAGATTACCGTGATATCTATGGGACCACTTATGGCAGCTGATGCTATTAAAGATGCTATATCTATGGGTTGTGATGAAGGTTATCTTATTTCCGATAAGCTTCTTGCAGGATCTGATACATGGGCTACTGCTTATACTCTCTCAGAAGCCATAAAGTATCTAGGAGGATTCGATCTTATATTTTGTGGCGAACGAGCTACAGATGGGGAAACTGGTCAGGTTGGACCAAGTGTTGCCTCTTTTCTTGGAATTCCAGCTCTAACTTATGTAAGTAAAATAGAAAAGCTCGAAAGGGGATATATAAGGGTATGGAGGGTAGTTGAAGGAGGGTATGAGGTAGTTGAAACGGATTTACCTGCATTGTTAAGTGTAGTAAAAGAAATAAATGAACCGAGATTACCTAATCTTTCTGGAAAGCTTAGGGCTAAGGAGATTCAGATTCCGATTCTAACAGTGGAAAAGCTGAACCTGGATAGGAAATTAATAGGATTAGAGGGTTCTCCTACAAGAGTTGTTAAAATATTTTATCCTAAGTTATCAAGAGGTGGGAAAATCATTTCTGGCAAGGATCCCTATAAGGCAGTTAGTGAGCTTATAGTTTTTCTTGAAAGTAAGGGAATATTATAG
- a CDS encoding TRAP transporter small permease subunit, producing the protein MRSILKFIDLVNEKIGMQVGWLAAVLVLIGVIGVIRRYLLHQSTAWEYELIIMSGAAMYVLSWGYVLLRNAHTRVDILYARLSPRGRALIDAIGSIFLFFPLIGTMVTSSYSWMVFSISIKETSATTYVYPPLYPLRTIIFIGFLLFFLQGVAFFIRNVYYAIKGESL; encoded by the coding sequence TTGAGAAGCATTCTTAAATTCATCGATCTTGTTAATGAGAAGATAGGAATGCAAGTTGGGTGGTTAGCTGCGGTTTTAGTTTTAATAGGAGTTATAGGTGTCATTCGAAGATACCTTCTTCATCAGTCTACTGCATGGGAGTATGAGCTTATAATTATGTCAGGAGCAGCCATGTATGTTTTATCATGGGGCTATGTGCTTCTTCGGAATGCTCATACTCGTGTTGACATCCTCTACGCTCGTTTATCCCCTCGGGGGAGAGCGTTAATAGATGCTATAGGTTCTATCTTTCTTTTCTTTCCTTTAATAGGTACGATGGTTACCTCTTCTTATTCTTGGATGGTTTTCTCAATCTCTATTAAAGAAACATCAGCAACCACATATGTTTATCCTCCACTTTATCCTTTAAGGACAATAATCTTTATAGGCTTTTTATTGTTTTTCCTTCAAGGGGTTGCTTTTTTCATTCGTAATGTTTATTACGCGATAAAGGGTGAGTCGTTATGA
- a CDS encoding TRAP transporter large permease subunit — translation MILTPETITVLMFLGVFLAVISGFPFALGIGTVGFALGALVFGLPSTIELYYSRIFAQITNYTLLAIPLFVFMGNMLERSGITESLFETLYILLGRLRGGLAVATVLMGTILAACVGVIAASVTALALLALGPMVKRGYDKALASGTVCAAGTLGILIPPSIMLVVYGPAAGISVGKLFFGAFFPGFLLSFLYCLYILIYCLINKDAGPAVPLEEIIGIPLSRKLKMLLVSLVPPVILILAVLGSIFFGIAAPTEAAAVGSFAAIILAIAYRRFSWGILKSVAIDTFRLSGMVFLILAMASAFVGVFLKAGCGDVVGNLILKSPGGKWGVFIVIMAILFFLGMFIDWLGIVLLLVPIVTPIAAKLGFDPIWFAMMVCVNLQMSFLTPPFAYAIFFLKGTAPPELGIETNHIIRGVIPFIVLIMIGLALCVAFPQIILWLPSKMFTR, via the coding sequence ATGATTCTTACTCCGGAGACTATCACTGTCTTAATGTTTTTAGGGGTTTTCTTAGCAGTTATAAGCGGTTTTCCATTTGCCTTAGGTATAGGTACTGTCGGATTTGCGTTAGGAGCCTTGGTTTTTGGTCTTCCCAGCACCATAGAGCTATATTATAGCCGAATATTTGCTCAGATTACTAACTATACTTTATTGGCTATTCCTCTTTTTGTGTTCATGGGTAATATGCTTGAGCGATCTGGAATAACGGAGAGTCTTTTCGAGACCCTTTATATCTTGCTTGGCAGATTGCGTGGAGGGCTCGCTGTAGCTACCGTTTTAATGGGTACGATTTTGGCAGCTTGTGTAGGTGTCATAGCTGCTTCTGTTACAGCTTTGGCCTTGCTTGCCTTAGGTCCTATGGTTAAGCGAGGCTATGATAAAGCTTTAGCTAGTGGTACTGTTTGTGCTGCAGGTACTTTAGGAATTCTCATCCCTCCAAGCATAATGCTTGTAGTTTATGGACCTGCTGCGGGTATTTCCGTAGGTAAGCTTTTCTTTGGAGCGTTTTTCCCTGGATTTTTACTTTCTTTCCTCTATTGTCTTTACATACTTATTTACTGTTTGATAAACAAGGATGCTGGTCCGGCTGTCCCTCTTGAGGAAATCATAGGTATACCCTTATCGAGGAAACTTAAGATGCTTCTTGTTTCTCTTGTTCCACCAGTTATATTGATTTTAGCTGTTCTTGGTAGTATATTTTTTGGTATAGCAGCCCCAACGGAAGCAGCGGCCGTTGGAAGCTTTGCAGCCATCATTTTAGCTATAGCTTATCGTAGGTTTAGTTGGGGGATACTAAAAAGCGTTGCTATTGATACATTTCGCTTAAGCGGAATGGTTTTCCTTATATTAGCGATGGCTTCTGCCTTTGTAGGAGTTTTTCTTAAGGCTGGTTGCGGTGATGTGGTAGGAAACCTAATACTGAAATCGCCTGGAGGAAAGTGGGGAGTATTTATTGTAATAATGGCTATACTTTTCTTCCTTGGCATGTTCATAGACTGGCTTGGTATAGTTCTCCTTCTTGTACCTATCGTTACTCCTATTGCAGCAAAATTAGGATTTGATCCTATATGGTTTGCTATGATGGTTTGCGTGAACCTTCAGATGTCCTTCTTAACGCCACCTTTTGCTTATGCTATATTTTTCCTTAAAGGTACAGCTCCACCGGAACTCGGTATAGAGACAAATCATATTATTCGTGGTGTTATACCCTTTATAGTTTTGATAATGATTGGGTTAGCCTTGTGTGTAGCCTTCCCGCAGATAATTCTTTGGCTGCCAAGCAAGATGTTTACTCGTTAG
- a CDS encoding aminotransferase class I/II-fold pyridoxal phosphate-dependent enzyme, translated as MERESYVEEESPGNNLLDCSLGQNPFGVFKNILEGLDLEGFDLSSYPDPYHHRLKQALVERWKNRFKEEDVFVGSGSMGCLEKINKAFLKENSLVLGYTPQFTEYITEVKICGGVYEYLPLSPKDGFEFNADMFLDKLSEEYALIYIDNPNNPTGQLIPIESIRAILDKAYKLGVIVVIDEAYGDFIDDESSAINLDYPNLIVVRSFSKGFGLAGLRVGYAVIKGRELKKLYSKVNLPFAISSLSEEIALKAIKNISLIEESRAYIAEIKGKVIRFLCDRGFDCSKTSLSVPIFLLWREKENLYLYFKERGILCIDGKNFTGLNSSYVRIRIPRSFEDFLSKFEI; from the coding sequence TTGGAGAGGGAAAGTTATGTTGAAGAAGAAAGCCCAGGGAACAACTTGCTTGATTGTTCCCTGGGGCAAAATCCTTTTGGGGTATTTAAGAATATTTTAGAGGGTTTAGATTTAGAAGGTTTCGATTTAAGCAGTTACCCTGATCCTTATCATCATCGTCTTAAACAGGCTCTTGTGGAAAGATGGAAAAATCGCTTTAAAGAGGAAGATGTTTTTGTAGGTTCTGGTTCAATGGGATGTTTGGAGAAGATAAACAAAGCCTTTCTTAAGGAAAACTCTTTGGTCTTAGGCTATACCCCTCAGTTTACGGAGTACATCACTGAGGTTAAGATTTGTGGCGGTGTATATGAATATCTTCCTTTAAGTCCTAAAGACGGCTTTGAGTTTAATGCTGATATGTTTTTGGACAAGCTTTCTGAAGAGTATGCTCTTATTTACATAGATAATCCCAATAATCCTACAGGTCAATTAATTCCGATAGAGAGTATAAGGGCTATATTAGATAAGGCTTATAAATTGGGGGTTATAGTTGTGATAGACGAAGCATATGGAGATTTCATCGATGATGAGAGTTCCGCTATTAATCTTGATTATCCTAATCTTATAGTTGTAAGATCTTTCTCTAAGGGTTTTGGCTTAGCAGGCTTAAGGGTGGGGTACGCTGTTATAAAGGGTAGAGAGCTTAAAAAATTATACTCCAAGGTAAACTTACCATTTGCTATAAGTTCCCTTTCTGAAGAAATAGCTTTAAAAGCAATAAAAAACATATCCCTTATAGAAGAAAGCAGGGCTTACATAGCAGAAATAAAAGGAAAAGTCATAAGGTTTCTTTGTGATAGAGGCTTTGATTGCTCTAAAACCAGCTTAAGCGTTCCTATTTTTCTTTTGTGGAGAGAGAAAGAGAACCTTTATCTTTATTTTAAGGAAAGAGGGATACTTTGCATTGATGGTAAGAACTTTACAGGTCTTAACTCTTCTTATGTAAGAATTAGGATTCCTCGCTCTTTTGAAGATTTTCTTTCGAAATTTGAGATTTAG
- the ilvD gene encoding dihydroxy-acid dehydratase — protein MLRSRKVVEGVERAPHRSLFYALGYSPEELKRPIIGIVNAANEIIPGHVHLDLISYAAKRGVMYAGGTPVEFPVIGICDGIAMGHEGMKSSLPSREVIADSIELMVNAHQFDGVVLITNCDKIIPGMLMAAARLNIPAAIVSGGPMFSSLYKGESVDLSTVFEWVGKQKKGEITEEDLEGLAMVACPGCGSCAGMFTANTMNCLSEGLGMAIPGNGTVPAGFDGIRKRIAFRAGIRVVEMVQKGIKARDIMTEKAFENAIVLDLALGGSTNSVLHLTAIAHEAGIELPLSKFDELSKKTPTLCKISPASKQHVEDLNRAGGIPAVLKELSKLGLLHLDALTVMGVTMGELIKKAEVLDRSVIRSVEDPYSPRGGLAILWGNLAPDGAVVKESAVKKEMLYHVGKAKVFNSEEEAIEAIYGKKIREGDVVVIRYEGPAGGPGMREMLGPTSAIAGMGLDGSVALVTDGRFSGASRGAVIGHISPEAQRGGPIAIVEDGDEIEIDIPNRKLTLRVSDEEIKRRLSRWTPPPPKYRTGYLARYAKLVTSANRGAILLNE, from the coding sequence ATGTTAAGAAGTAGAAAGGTGGTCGAAGGGGTTGAAAGGGCTCCTCATAGGTCGCTTTTTTATGCTCTAGGGTATTCTCCAGAGGAGCTTAAAAGGCCAATTATAGGTATCGTTAATGCTGCAAACGAAATTATCCCTGGACACGTTCATCTTGATCTTATTTCTTATGCTGCAAAAAGAGGGGTAATGTATGCTGGTGGGACACCCGTAGAATTCCCTGTTATAGGTATATGTGACGGAATTGCCATGGGTCATGAGGGAATGAAAAGTTCTCTTCCTTCAAGGGAAGTTATTGCTGATTCTATAGAGCTTATGGTTAATGCCCATCAGTTTGACGGTGTTGTTCTTATCACCAATTGTGACAAGATAATACCCGGAATGCTTATGGCTGCTGCTCGACTTAATATTCCTGCAGCTATAGTTAGCGGTGGCCCTATGTTTTCCTCCTTGTATAAGGGGGAAAGTGTAGATCTTTCTACTGTTTTTGAATGGGTAGGAAAACAAAAGAAGGGAGAAATAACGGAGGAAGATCTTGAGGGTCTTGCTATGGTTGCTTGTCCTGGCTGCGGTTCCTGTGCGGGAATGTTTACCGCTAATACGATGAACTGTTTATCAGAGGGGCTTGGTATGGCCATTCCCGGAAATGGTACCGTTCCAGCTGGGTTCGATGGAATAAGAAAGAGAATAGCTTTTAGGGCTGGGATTAGGGTAGTTGAAATGGTGCAAAAAGGTATAAAAGCAAGGGATATAATGACAGAAAAGGCCTTTGAAAATGCTATAGTTTTAGATCTTGCCCTTGGTGGTTCTACTAATTCAGTTTTGCATCTTACCGCTATAGCACATGAGGCTGGTATAGAGCTTCCCTTGTCTAAGTTCGATGAGCTTTCAAAGAAGACCCCAACTTTATGTAAGATTTCTCCTGCAAGTAAACAACATGTAGAGGATTTAAACAGAGCTGGAGGGATACCAGCGGTATTAAAAGAGCTTTCAAAGCTTGGCCTTCTTCATCTTGATGCACTAACTGTTATGGGAGTGACTATGGGGGAACTTATAAAGAAGGCAGAGGTTCTTGATAGGAGTGTCATAAGAAGCGTTGAAGATCCTTATAGTCCAAGAGGTGGACTTGCTATACTTTGGGGGAATCTTGCTCCTGATGGCGCTGTGGTTAAGGAGTCTGCAGTAAAGAAGGAGATGCTTTATCATGTAGGTAAGGCGAAGGTTTTTAATTCTGAGGAGGAAGCCATAGAAGCTATATATGGTAAAAAGATTAGAGAAGGAGATGTAGTTGTAATTAGATATGAGGGACCAGCGGGTGGCCCTGGAATGAGGGAGATGCTTGGACCTACCTCTGCGATTGCCGGAATGGGACTTGATGGGAGCGTTGCTTTGGTTACCGATGGAAGATTCTCTGGAGCAAGTAGGGGTGCGGTTATAGGGCATATTTCCCCTGAGGCTCAAAGAGGAGGACCCATAGCTATAGTTGAAGATGGGGATGAAATAGAAATAGATATACCAAATAGAAAGCTTACCCTTCGTGTTTCTGATGAGGAAATAAAAAGAAGGTTATCTCGTTGGACTCCGCCACCTCCCAAGTATAGAACTGGATATTTAGCCAGGTATGCTAAGCTCGTTACTTCAGCTAATAGGGGAGCTATTTTGCTTAATGAATAA
- a CDS encoding aminotransferase class III-fold pyridoxal phosphate-dependent enzyme produces the protein MRWEDVERYVSIKVSENLKQVKDSDEYIASASGLKYYPLCVERAEGAKVWDKDGNEYIDFLTSACVYNVGHRHPKVVAAIKDQVEKVLNYTIAYLYEEPPVKLAKKLAQITPGNFKKRVTFGFSGSDGVDSAIKAARAYTGRRKVIAFRDSYHGTTYGSLSLTGIVKPEVRGKVFPIPDVHFVEYPDPYRNIWNIDGYKDPKVLSSKALEEIESKIKELDGDVAAIVFEPMQGDAGVVIPPKEFIVGLRNLADKYGIVLVDEEVQTGIGRTGKWWAIENFDVVPDIIVTAKALGGGMPISATIGKEDIIESVPPPLFVFTHCGHAVNARAALATIEVVEEEGLLERANKLGKRALDEFNRMKDEFGFIGDVRGVAFLIGIDIVKDRDKKEADRNTALKICWRAWEKGLILVTFGKGGNVLRIAPPLTIKEEELERALDVIESSMRDVRDGKVSDEVLRFLRGW, from the coding sequence ATGCGGTGGGAAGATGTAGAGAGGTATGTGTCTATTAAGGTTAGTGAGAATCTGAAGCAGGTTAAAGACTCTGATGAGTATATAGCATCTGCTTCAGGTCTTAAGTATTATCCATTATGTGTTGAAAGAGCTGAGGGTGCTAAAGTTTGGGATAAGGATGGAAACGAGTATATAGATTTCTTAACTAGCGCTTGTGTCTATAATGTAGGGCACAGGCATCCTAAGGTAGTAGCAGCTATAAAGGATCAGGTGGAGAAAGTTTTAAACTACACTATCGCTTATCTCTATGAGGAGCCACCCGTTAAGTTAGCTAAAAAGCTTGCTCAGATAACTCCTGGTAATTTCAAGAAGAGGGTTACCTTTGGGTTTTCTGGCTCTGATGGGGTCGATTCTGCAATTAAGGCTGCAAGGGCTTATACAGGTAGGAGAAAGGTTATAGCTTTCAGGGATTCTTACCATGGTACAACTTATGGTTCCTTGTCTTTAACAGGTATAGTTAAACCTGAGGTTAGAGGAAAGGTTTTCCCTATACCTGATGTTCACTTCGTCGAATATCCTGATCCCTATAGAAATATTTGGAATATCGATGGATACAAGGATCCTAAGGTCTTGAGCTCTAAAGCTTTGGAGGAAATCGAAAGCAAAATTAAGGAACTTGATGGTGACGTTGCTGCTATAGTTTTTGAACCCATGCAGGGAGATGCTGGGGTAGTTATTCCTCCTAAAGAATTTATCGTAGGCTTAAGAAACTTAGCCGATAAATATGGAATAGTTTTAGTGGATGAAGAGGTCCAGACCGGTATAGGAAGGACAGGTAAGTGGTGGGCTATAGAGAATTTCGATGTTGTTCCGGATATTATAGTTACTGCAAAAGCCTTGGGAGGAGGTATGCCTATTTCGGCTACTATTGGTAAAGAGGATATAATAGAAAGTGTTCCTCCACCACTTTTTGTTTTCACGCATTGTGGACATGCTGTTAATGCAAGAGCAGCTCTGGCTACGATTGAAGTTGTGGAAGAGGAAGGCCTTCTTGAAAGGGCGAATAAGCTTGGGAAGAGAGCTTTAGATGAATTTAATAGGATGAAAGATGAATTTGGTTTCATAGGTGATGTAAGAGGAGTGGCCTTCTTAATAGGTATAGATATAGTCAAAGATAGGGATAAAAAAGAGGCCGATAGGAATACAGCTCTTAAGATTTGTTGGAGGGCTTGGGAGAAGGGACTTATATTGGTAACCTTTGGTAAGGGAGGAAACGTTTTAAGAATCGCCCCGCCTTTGACAATAAAAGAAGAGGAACTAGAAAGAGCTCTGGATGTAATAGAGTCCTCTATGAGGGACGTTCGTGATGGGAAGGTTTCTGATGAGGTTTTAAGATTTCTAAGGGGATGGTAA